From the Primulina tabacum isolate GXHZ01 chromosome 3, ASM2559414v2, whole genome shotgun sequence genome, one window contains:
- the LOC142539339 gene encoding protein OSB1, mitochondrial-like, with amino-acid sequence MALQETVALTKTLLLPQNPVQIPSFPLHFNKSAKKIRLKCSFDSNSGLYEYERFAGSVPQYPRPAEIPWKKELCNSVQLIGIVGSPVQIKHLPSGKVVAWSRLAVKKSQSETIWINLTFWDELAHVASEHVEKGHQIYVSGRLVSDIVESEDQKQQTYYKVVVQQLNFIEKSLSAVSLYTGDSNSPTPGRKQNNYAANSTGSPEELWQAFFANPMEWWDNRKNKRSPNYPDFKHKDTGEALWVEGRHNPSWVKSQLAVLDSRMESFHEQNSSKNVNFMTVDSLGPF; translated from the exons ATGGCGTTACAGGAAACAGTAGCATTAACGAAAACCCTTCTGCTGCCTCAAAACCCCGTCCAAATTCCCTCATTTCCACTTCACTTCAACAAATCAGCCAAAAAAATCCGATTGAAATGCTCTTTCGATAGTAATTCTGGGCTTTACGAGTACGAGCGGTTTGCGGGTTCGGTTCCACAATATCCGAGACCGGCGGAGATTCCTTGGAAGAAGGAGCTCTGCAATTCGGTGCAGCTGATTGGCATTGTTGGCAGTCCCGTCCAAATCAAACACCTTCCATCTGGTAAAGTCGTTGCATGGTCTCGCCTCGCGGTCAAGAAATCGCAAAGTGAAACCATTTG GATTAATTTGACTTTCTGGGATGAATTGGCTCACGTTGCTTCTGAGCATGTAGAGAAAGGTCACCAAATATATGTCTCAGGTCGCTTAGTCTCAGACATCGTTGAAAGTGAAGATCAGAAGCAGCAGACCTACTATAAG GTGGTTGTTCAGCAACTAAATTTCATAGAGAAGAGCCTCTCAGCTGTCTCATTGTACACGGGAGATTCTAATTCCCCTACACCAG GCAGGAAACAAAACAATTATGCTGCGAACTCTACTGGTTCACCGGAAGAACTGTGGCAAGCCTTTTTCGCCAATCCCATGGAATGGTGGGATAATAGGAAGAACAAG CGAAGCCCAAACTATCCAGACTTCAAGCACAAAGACACTGGGGAAGCATTATGGGTTGAAGGCAGGCATAATCCATCATGGGTAAAATCACAACTTGCTGTACTCGATTCAAGAATGGAGTCATTCCACGAGCAAAATTCCAGTAAGAATGTAAATTTTATGACTGTCGATAGTCTTGGGCCCTTTTAG
- the LOC142539338 gene encoding auxin-induced protein 22B-like codes for MEANTVFGNDLNLKATELRLGLPGTEESEQLQSVKNNKRSSSEIDLSTQKGTGNQECDAPAPKAQVIGWPPVRSYRKNVLTKRLESDASGIFVKVSMDGAPYLRKIDLNVYQNYLDLLKALENMFKCTIGVYSEREGYNGSEFAPTYEDKDGDWMLVGDVPWDMFIVSCKRLRIMKGSEAKGLGCL; via the exons ATGGAAGCGAATACGGTTTTCGGGAACGATCTAAATCTGAAAGCGACTGAGCTCAGATTAGGGTTACCAGGAACAGAAGAATCCGAGCAGCTTCAATCTGTCAAGAACAACAAGAGATCTTCATCTGAAATTGATCTTTCAACCCAAAAGGGTACTGGAAACCAAGAATGCGACGCCCCAGCTCCGAA GGCACAAGTTATCGGTTGGCCACCGGTTCGATCTTACCGGAAGAATGTTTTGACGAAGAGGCTGGAATCTGATGCGTCTGGGATCTTTGTGAAAGTGAGCATGGATGGAGCTCCTTATCTAAGGAAGATTGACCTTAATGTATACCAGAACTATTTGGATCTACTCAAGGCATTGGAGAACATGTTCAAGTGCACCATAGGTGTTTACTCGGAGAGGGAAGGGTACAATGGATCTGAATTTGCACCAACTTATGAAGACAAGGATGGGGATTGGATGCTAGTTGGAGATGTTCCATGGGATATGTTCATTGTTTCTTGCAAAAGGCTGAGGATTATGAAGGGATCTGAGGCTAAGGGATTGGGATGCTTGTAG
- the LOC142539340 gene encoding transcription factor UNE12: MANHSGETPSDDFLDQILGFPSYGAGAESNLAGNDAGNMVAASSATMMLHLGSGDVSAHLGGVGMGVGIGGPYGGLGQAGGVGFPLGLSLDHGKEGFMKMDDASGSGKRFRDDILNSGASSSVKSGFHGQQIPNTGPPGPQPTAVRPRVRARRGQATDPHSIAERLRRERIAEKIRALQELVPSVNKTDRAAMLDEIVDYVKFLRLQVKVLSMSRLGGAGAVAPLVTDIPITSVEEEGINSGRAQPAWEKWSVDGTERQVAKLMEENVGAAMQFLQSKALCIMPISLASAIYHTQPPDTATFIKPESNPPS, translated from the exons ATGGCCAACCATTCAGGAGAAACGCCATCGGACGACTTCCTTGATCAAATCCTTGGATTTCCAAGCTACGGTGCCGGAGCCGAATCCAACTTGGCGGGAAACGATGCTGGCAACATGGTGGCTGCTTCCTCAGCTACGATGATGTTACATCTAGGCTCCGGAGATGTCTCTGCGCACCTAGGTGGAGTGGGGATGGGAGTTGGCATTGGAGGACCTTACGGAGGGCTTGGTCAAGCTGGTGGCGTTGGGTTTCCCTTGGGGTTGAGCTTGGATCATGGCAAGGAAGGGTTTATGAAAATGGACGATGCGTCGGGGAGTGGGAAAAGATTCCGAGACGACATTTTAAATTCCGGCGCTTCGTCTTCTGTTAAATCG GGTTTTCATGGACAGCAAATACCCAATACAGGTCCACCCGGGCCGCAGCCAACCGCAGTTCGGCCACGAGTTCGGGCTAGACGAGGCCAAGCTACAGATCCACACAGCATTGCTGAAAGG TTGCGCCGAGAAAGAATAGCTGAAAAGATAAGAGCGCTGCAAGAGTTGGTTCCAAGTGTCAACAAG ACTGATAGAGCAGCAATGCTTGATGAAATTGTGGATTATGTGAAGTTTTTGAGGCTCCAAGTAAAG GTGTTGAGCATGAGTAGATTGGGAGGAGCTGGTGCGGTGGCACCACTTGTGACTGACATTCCAATTACATCGGTAGAG GAAGAAGGCATTAACAGTGGACGAGCTCAGCCAGCATGGGAGAAGTGGTCAGTTGATGGTACAGAACGACAAGTTGCTAAGCTCATGGAAGAAAACGTCGGTGCTGCAATGCAATTTCTTCAATCCAAGGCACTCTGCATCATGCCCATCTCGCTAGCTTCGGCTATCTACCACACGCAACCTCCAGACACAGCCACATTCATCAAGCCCGAATCAAACCCCCCTTCATAA